The nucleotide window AAGAATACTTAACTGGCATTCAAAGTTCACCCGTGGCCGAGACTGATCATTCATTCCCCTTCCCTGTAACTGTTTACTGTTGATTCATCTTCGTATTTTCCTCCACAAACAGAAAAGAGTAAAGGAAGTGGAAAAACAATACGACGAAGAGGAACTCTCGAGAACGCGCAGAGGATCCCACGATACCTGTAGCTGCAAAGAAGCACTGTATGACGTCATGCGAAGGGCCAATCACATGGACGACTGTGAGTACAAGCAGAGATGGCATAACTTTATCAGAGTTTTACTGTACATTTTGGAAGAATGGAGGGAGATATTGCTGCGAATAAGCGAGGGTACATCAAGGCTAATAGCTATGCTAAACGTATTGGCTTCACGACGGTGTCACAGAATGTCTCCAATGACTGAGACATACAAGAGAGAACTCGTTTTCGTATTCAAGCCCTATGTTGCTTTTATGGAAGAAAATAGCCTGACTGGGCCCCAGGTTGAACGAAATTTGTCACTAAAAAGGGGCTAGAACGCACCTACCTCGAaggtgaaaaagtcaaacttttgCGCTAATttttctcaaggaaactttGAAGCCATTCTATTCAAAACTGAGATTAAAAATCTGGAACCATCATGCAAACATTGGGATCGAGAAACATTTTACCTGGAAATTAACCTTCAAATTGAAAATGTCCGCTGTATTACCTTGTTAAGTGCAGGCAAAAATGCCATTTccgatttttaccaaaacaagGCCTAGAAAAATTCCTGTACCTTGAAACTTCTAGTCACACAAATAGCAGGGTGTTGAAAATATGAGTCTAAACACTTACCCGAGGCGCATTTTACAAGACCTGTTCCCGtttatcccacaatgcaatgCTGCGGCTGTTTAAAAACATCAAACgcacttgaaacaaaacatgttttgtcgtataaatattatatcgcattttcCGGTGATATAGTTCGTGTTGCCAAAAAAAAGAACGTTTGGTGCTTCGTTCTAATCACCGACGAATGTATCAGCCGGGATAGCATCAGTGACAAATGCCTGGAGTTACTCGCGCTGGCGCGAAAAGCATCATGGTGTACCGGTAAGGAGCCTTGTTAATGATATAGAAGGTTAACCCAGTTGGATTTTAAGTGTGGACAACGAATACTCTCCACCTTGTTCTCTATAAAGCATGCATATGACGATGCTTTCTGGTGACTATATTCTCAATAGACAAGTTAAGTGGCCATAAAGTGTCAAGGCCTACAAATGTAAGTAGGCACGTTACTTTTTCTAGATACTCCCGTACAAATGCTAAATGAACCTTAATTTTTCATGTTCTTCTCAACTAGTGACAGAATGCTATAAAGAGGCCGACGGATCGGATTATCGCGGCCTTTGTCATCACACGTCGTATGGATCGGTCTGCCAAAACTGGGCGAAGCAGACTCCACACAGCCATTCGTTCTTCACGGGAGAAGAGGTCATAGACAACGGGATTGGGAACCACTCTTACTGTCGGAATCCGGATGGTGCAAACCGCCCCTGGTGTTACACTACGAAGAAAGACACCAGAGTGGAATATTGTGACATGACCACGCCTATGGAATCCTGCACAAAGAGTAAGTGTCCCTTTCCCACTTAAATTCCTTTCGAGTAGTGATTGACGATGAATTCGAGGAAAGATGCAATATGAGCCTCGAAGGGCATCACAAATCACACAGAACTTTACACAACACAAATGTTCTGAACAGACTGAACTCGGGACAACTGATCTACGCATCATACATGCGTGCAACTATATGAGCAGGTATCAACAAAAATTGTCCTCAAAGCCAGCTCCTCGATTCATGAGCGCACCATTGTCTCACCGTTTAATATGATACAGATAACATCACTTGGAAAATTATTTTGGTATCGCCAGCCGTCTGTTAAAGCATCAGCGACCAGTAATGGGCGAGGGAaggagagggagggagagagggggaggagggggagggaggggagaaAGGAAAGAGGGAGGCAGTTAGGCAGTGTGGGGAGAGCATGACTGGTGCATGTGAAAAGATCATTTTGAGTTATCACGatactttttggtctttaataTTGTCAGGCAACTTCACATTGGTCGGTGCAACCTTTACCCGTTATGGACGATATGAATGTCCTGTTGGCGTTGAACGAGTTTACCACGGTAAGTAAGCTTCGTTACCCATTCAGGATACATACTTCAGACGACATCGTTGTTGTCTAGGAGCGTATATCCCTGAAAATTCTCTCCATCATCGCGTCGCCAGCGAAGGGTCGGAGAGTCTGACGCATCTGTTGATTGCAAGATTCACGAACCGCAGCGATTTTGAACGACTAAACCAAACAAGGAATTATCATTTGAAATAACACTCCAattgaaaaatgacacttggcgTATAAAAGGACATGCGTTGAATCATAGCATCCCCCCCGGGAGGGACTGATTGAATGGAATATGAACGGTgattaagggagccgtcattatttactgcCTGGGGGTCTGAGGAATTTCATCTGAAacaaatttcgagtaaccctcccctgccaaccatgatgaatttgagtaacgcCCTCtctagggagccgtcattatttactgcCTGGGGGTCTGAGGAATTTCATCTGAAacaaatttcgagtaaccctcccctgccaaccatgatgaatttgagtaacgcCCTCTCTAAcatagaaattttgactgacaccCCCTTAGAAAATATCAGTAcacgtatttgtaaaatttacagaaatacgGCAATAGTAAAGACCCTTCAAATCCTgctgtaccctgctagattatcatcggttatcttgCGACagttgaaaaaagtgaaaccaacaaaatgaaattcaaagcaaCAACAAAAAAGAGATATGAAATCTcacactataaccagtatccaaccttttagtattttttaaattttgacggACATGACGGacatcatgacagggttttgactgggatatctgacagggcagaatttgaaagtacaaagGGATTGTCCCCTCTCTtgagtgtaaaatttgagaaattgatgtgcgcaaCGGTGTAGTCTGCAGCAATTTTAggtgttttcatttttaactaagtaaaactgttagaacaccccaatgGGATGAGCACTAAAGTGGGGCGTGTCCCCCCTCTCGTaccaaaaattttgagaaattgattgtGCAATGCTGCTCTGAGAGGCGTTTCAATGTTTTTGCTCCAAAAATTGAATAACCCCCTTTctttttctctccacatttgagcaacccccttgttGCTTTCtgttttgagtgacccccccccccgcagattcctccaacccccgccgtaaataatgacggtccCCTAATTGTTTATTATCGTAAAATACGTTCCTTAGTAATGAAAGAGTACCtatttgttatattttgtaCCAAAATAAACTCGTTTTTATTCCAATGTTCGTTTCGGCAGGTTTCGTCGGCGGAACGTCATCAGTTGACCAAGGAGGCGGAAACAATTTTCTTTGCATGCCGCATGACCCCGTATACGGTGAAGTTGTGGACCGCGTTCAAAGCGATCGGGCGTACATATACCACAGCCAATATGCAAAGATGACAGGCTCAAGGAAGCTGAGACGTGTGTACAAGGGCGACGTACCCTGTGTAGTCTGTCGAGTTCCCAACAGAAACAGTATCTTGATGGTGCCGGCAAGAAACGTCTGTCCGGACGATACCTGGCATCTGGAATATTACGGCGTCCTGGCCGCCCAGAGCTCTGCTATTCGTAGTTACACCTCTTCTTACATCTGTTTAGACATTGATTCCCTGAAAATTCCCTTCACGAATAAACCTGTTCAGGGCAACGAGGTTTTCAACGTAGAGAGTCGGTGCTCTGACAAGCCTAGCGCCATGTCATGCTCTGGGTCTTATCAGGATGGTGCCGAACTGCTATGCGCAGTGTGTTCAAAATAATTACTTTGATTGCTTAAGAACTGTTAAATCGACAGTGACATTGCCCAACTCAGAACTTTGTCATCTATATAGGTGAGCGAACCCATGCAATTTCTTATGTGTCGGTGATCATCAGTCAAACTTACCGAAGCAAAGTCAGAGTCGTGTCAACTATATGCTCCTACAAATAATAGTTTGACTGGAACAGCTGTTTGCATTTTGATAGTGTTCTACTGAAATCCGCAAACAAAGTATTTAACCCGCTAGAGAGTTTGCAGTTGCCGTAAGACCTGACGGCGAAATCGATAtcgaattaaaaaaattaaagcgTCATTAGCTTATATTCCGGTTCAACTGACCGTACCGTTTTTCCGACGACCTTTTCAGGTTTGACCAAAACGAAAGACTTGCTCGGATTCTGTTCCATCTTTTGTTTGACTAGTTTTGATGTCTGTGAATTGTCACTGTACCAAAATAATGACTTGTCTGTAATTAGTTTCAACTTTTCTTTGCCGTTTCGAACAACATGGTGAAACATCACTTTCATAAAATCATCCTACCTTTAGTACCCTTTACCGATATCACGGttggaaatttcaaaaaactcgGTAACATAAAACCGAAAGTATTTGACTTCTGCCCTCCCTACATGCTGGTTATTATTTTACAAACGTAGATTTGATGTTGTGTTCCTTCATGTAATGTTCATATCATATCACGTATGTGAAAGACATGTTTTGAGTGAACAGCGCAAAATGAATATACATAAATCTTGCAAATGTTTCAGGAATTCCGTAAAAGTAGATTCATTGAGATTCTACCGAGAATACAACTTCGTCGTAGTTACAAACAAGTCATGTCTCCTGACGGATGTGATTCTTTGACGCTGGTTAACACGCATTTGAATTTCCTTCAAAACGCGATCTGTCAAAATCCATGTCACAAAGTTGTTTACGTCGTGCCCATAAATGTAAACTTTGTAATAGTCCATAAAGCAAATTCAGAGTAAGCGACGTTTAGAGGTCTGTCTAgtgttatatatttatattgaattaAGATTCCTAgagcaaataaaaatatattttctttaacACGGTTGTCagcatttaatttttcatttttctcctcAGTAATTCTCCTTAAACTTTTTCACACAGTTGACCAAAAAAATTGTCAGCGATTATCAAATCAATGAACTGTTGCCCGATCTTACCACATCAGAAGAGGTATGACGTAAAGTTCCATTCCTGGGCCGGTTCACATCtatatttgtttttaattcaCCAAAACTATCTTTCATTCCA belongs to Ptychodera flava strain L36383 chromosome 17, AS_Pfla_20210202, whole genome shotgun sequence and includes:
- the LOC139115270 gene encoding uncharacterized protein, translating into MASVTFIAFVVLLSLGISFSGDVSETKTASLWKLLAGMGNGLHEDKKDELREELVYSKDEPDTAMLDLLRDMLKRVKEVEKQYDEEELSRTRRGSHDTCSCKEALYDVMRRANHMDDLTECYKEADGSDYRGLCHHTSYGSVCQNWAKQTPHSHSFFTGEEVIDNGIGNHSYCRNPDGANRPWCYTTKKDTRVEYCDMTTPMESCTKSNFTLVGATFTRYGRYECPVGVERVYHGFVGGTSSVDQGGGNNFLCMPHDPVYGEVVDRVQSDRAYIYHSQYAKMTGSRKLRRVYKGDVPCVVCRVPNRNSILMVPARNVCPDDTWHLEYYGVLAAQSSAIRSYTSSYICLDIDSLKIPFTNKPVQGNEVFNVESRCSDKPSAMSCSGSYQDGAELLCAVCSK